GAACGACACGGACGGCGCGGTCGACATTTTCGTCTCCGGCATCGGCACCGGCGGCACGATTACCGGCACCGGCCAGGTGCTGAAGGCGCGCAAGCCCTCGGTCAAGGTGATCGCCGTCGAGCCGGAAGAATCGCCGGTTCTTTCCGGTGGCGCCCCCGGCCCGCACAAGATCCAGGGCATCGGCGCAGGCTTTGCCCCGGCGATCCTCGACACCACGGTCTACGACGAGATCGTCACCGTCAACAGCGCGGAAGCGATCGAGGTCGCCCGCCTTGTCGCCAAGCTCGAAGGCGTACCGGTCGGCATCTCCGCAGGTGCCGCGCTCACGGCGGCGATCGAGGTCGGCCAGCGTGAGGAAAATGCCGGCAAGACCATCGTCGTCATCATCCCGTCCTTTGCCGAACGCTACCTCTCGACGGTGCTGTTCGAGGGCCTGGGCGGCTGATCGGGCTGGCATCACTTGCAATTGGAAAGGGCGCCACGGGCGCCCTTTTTGTTTGTCGTTGATGCGTGGTTCTGCTTCAGCCAGCCTGCTCCGTGAAGCCTACAAGATTGGCGAGCGTCGAGCGCAGGCCGGCGTCGTGATCTTCCTTCGAAATGCCCTCCGGCACGTTTTCGCAGGTGACGCTGACGCGGGTGCCATCTGCCACCGGCTCCAGCGCCCAGGTGATCCGCATCGTCCCGGCAAAAGCCGGATCGTCGGATTGAAACTCCGTCTCCTGCACCACGCACCGATCCGGCTCCAACGCGACGAAGCGACCGGAAACGATGTCGGCATCCTCCGAGCTCTTGCCCTGCGTCCTGTCGTCCGGCGTCTCGTAGATCAGCGTCATCCGGAAGACGCCGCCGACGTGCGGCTGAAAGGCATGCACCTGCCCCTTCATGCCTTCGGGCGGCAACCAGACCGCCACCGCATCGGGATCGACCAGCGCGGCGTAGATCGCCGACGGCGACGCCTTGATCCGACGTTCGGCGCGATCCGTTCTTCTGCCCTTTGGAGTATCCGTCATCCAGTTCACTCCCCGCCGGCCAAGCTGGTTCAAGAAAGCTTGGACGATCCGCTTCAACTCCAGCATCATGCGTGCCCGAGACGGCGAGAGTTGGGCATGCACAGTCGTGTCTGCCCTCGTCAGGCAGCCGCCTGCAGCCGTTCGCCGGCGATCCGGTAGGAAATCGCCTCGGCGAGATGAATGCGGCCGACGGTTATCGAGCCATCGAGATCGGCGAGCGTGCGGGCGACCTTCAGTACACGGTGGTAGCCGCGGGCGGAGAACTTCATCTTTTCGGCAGCGTCCCTGAGCAGCTGCAGCCCGGCCGCATCGGGTGCCGCGATCTTCTCGATCAGCGAGGTCGATGCGCGGGCATTGCTGGTCAACTCCGCATGGCCGAGGGCGGCAAAGCGGTCGATCTGCATGGCGCGGGCGCGGGCGACGCGACGGGCGACGACCTCGCTGCTTTCGGCCGCTGCCGGCTTCAAGAGGTCGGCGGCGCTGACGGCCGGCACGTCGATGCGGATATCAATGCGGTCCATCAGCGGGCCGGAGATGCGCGCCTGGTAGTCGGACATGCAGCGCGGGGCCCGGGCGCAGCTACGGCCCGGCTCGCCGGCCATGCCGCAGCGGCAGGGGTTCATGGCGGCGACAAGCTGGATCGCGGCGGGATAGCTCACCCGGTGATTGGCGCGGGCGATGATGCATTCGGCGGTTTCGAGCGGCTGGCGTAGCGCATCGAGTACCTGCGGCGTGAATTCCGGGAACTCGTCGAGAAACAGCACGCCATGATGGGCGAGCGAGGCCTCGCCGGGCTTGGCGCGAAGGCCGCCACCAACCATCGCGGCCATGGTGGCGGAATGGTGCGGCGTGCGAAACGGCCGCCGGTCCGAAAGCTTGCCGCCCGGCAGTTGCCCGGCGATCGAGTGGATCATCGACACTTCGAGCAATTCGGCCGGATTGAGCGGCGGCAAGATCGACGGCAGGCGGGCAGCAAGCATCGACTTGCCCGATCCGGGCGGGCCGACCATCAAGAGATTGTGGTTGCCGGCAGCAGCCACCTCGAGCGCCCGCTTGGCGCTCTCCTGTCCCTTGATGTCGGCGAGATCGGGCAGGTTAGACGCGCCCGAGCGGATGGCCGCTTCAGGCCGCGAAAGCACCTGCGTGCCGCGGAAATGATTGGCGATCGCGATCAAACTGCGCGGCGCAAGGATATCGATATCGGCGCCGGCCCAGGCCGCCTCGGGTCCGCTTTCGGCCGGGCAGATCAGCCCCTTGCCGAGCGCATTGGCGCCGATCGCGGCGGGAAGCGCTCCGGCAACGGCGGCAATGGTGCCATCGAGATTGAGTTCGCCGATCACGACGTAAGGCGCCAGTGCATCGCCGGGGATGGCGCCGAGGGCTGCCATAAGCCCGAGTGCGATGGCGAGGTCGAAATGGCTGCCTTCCTTCGGCAGGTCGGCGGGCGCGAGATTGACAGTCACCCGCTTGGCCGGCAGGGCGAGACCGGAGGCATGCAGGGCCGCCTGTACCCGCTCGCGGCTTTCGGCGACGGCCTTGTCCGGCAGGCCGACGATCTGCATGCCGACCTTGCCCGGCGCGACCATCACCTGCACGTCAACAGGCAGGCCCTCGATACCCTGAAATGCGACCGTGCTGACGCGCGCGACCATGCTTGCCCCCTCGCCCAGGCAGCCCGGCTATCGGGCGCCGCAACCGCCCAGGGTTGCAGGCAGAAGCCTTGCACGGATCGCGCACAAAAACAAGAACAATCACAGAACATTTGAGAGGGGTGGACGCACCGGCAAGGGCCGTTCCAGAAAACGGCCGCGGGCAAAGACCCGCGGCACGCTTGATCCACCGGAGGCAGATTACACGCTAGCGCCGATCAGGCGCGGTTGCGTTCGATCGCGTCCCAAAGCAGGCTTGCGACATCGGCGCCGCCGAACTTCTTGACTTCGCGGATGCCGGTCGGCGAGGTCACGTTGATCTCGGTCATGTAGTCGCCGATAACGTCGATGCCGACGAAGAGGAAGCCGCGCTCCTTGAGTGCCGGCGCGATGCGCGCGCAGATTTCCTTCTCGCGCGCCGTCAGTTCGGTCGGCTCCGGGCGGCCGCCGGCATGCATGTTGGAGCGGGCGTCATGGTCGGCCGGAACGCGGTTGATGGCGCCCACCGGTTCGCCGTCGACGAGCAGGATGCGCTTGTCGCCCTTGCGCACTGCCGGCAGGTATTCCTGGGCGATGAAGGGCTCGCGGAACATCTGGCCGAACATTTCGAGCAGAGAGGACATGTTGCGGTCGTCGCGGGTCGAGTGGAAGACCCCGGCGCCGCCGTTGCCGTAGAGTGGCTTCAGGATGATGTCGCCCATTTCCTGGCGGAAGCTGGCGATTTCGGCGGGATCGCGGGTGATCAGCGTCTTCGGCATCAGGTCGGCGAATTCGGTGACGAAGATCTTCTCCGGCGAGTTGCGCACCCAGGCCGGATCGTTGACGACGAGCGTCTTCGGATGCAGGCGCTCCAGAAGATGCGTCGAGGTGATGTAGGCCATGTCGAAGGGCGGGTCCTGGCGGAGCAGGATGACGTCCATGGTCGAGAGATCGACGCGCTCGGCTTCGCCAAGCGTGAAGTGATCGCCCTTGACGTCGCGCAGCGTCATCGGCTGCGCGCTCGCATAGACCTTGCCGTCGCGCAGCGACAGCTTTTCGGGCGTGTAGTGGAAAAGGCGATAGCCGCGCGACTGTGCCTCGAGGCTCATGGCGAAAGTGGAATCGCCCGCAATGTTGATGCCCGACACATGGTCCATCTGGACCCCGACATTGACGATTTTCGCCATCTACCCATCCCTCATGGATCACGGACAGCCGTGATCGATTTCAAACTACCGGAACGGAAGAGGACCGGAAAAACCGCTACCCCCTGCCGCACTGGTAAAGCCCTCGACATGTAGAATGCGGGCGGGCCTTAGGCAAGGAGAGCCGGGCCTATTCGAAGCCTTCGACGACGCAGGTGATGAGATCGTGGTCCGAGAGCGGCCGGCCGGTTTCGTCGAGCGACGGGATGATGCGGGTCTCGCCAATTTTCAGACCGCGCGAAAGGAACCAGTCGAGCTTCATCGCCCGTTCCGGCCAACGGGTGATGAGGCTCGGCCGTGTGGTCATCACGTCCAATGGCCCGCCGTGGCGGGTAAAGCCGCGTGCAGCACTGACGGCAAATAGACCTTCGGCCTCGAAGTCGCCGCCGGCATGGTTGCCGGTGTTGAGGTCCCCGCCGATCAGCAGCGGCAGGCCCGGGAAGGCTTCAACGACCGCGTCGATCAATTCCTTGAACTGGCGCTCGCGATAGACGGCGGTCGTTGCGCTTTCGAGA
The nucleotide sequence above comes from Ensifer sp. PDNC004. Encoded proteins:
- a CDS encoding YifB family Mg chelatase-like AAA ATPase; this translates as MVARVSTVAFQGIEGLPVDVQVMVAPGKVGMQIVGLPDKAVAESRERVQAALHASGLALPAKRVTVNLAPADLPKEGSHFDLAIALGLMAALGAIPGDALAPYVVIGELNLDGTIAAVAGALPAAIGANALGKGLICPAESGPEAAWAGADIDILAPRSLIAIANHFRGTQVLSRPEAAIRSGASNLPDLADIKGQESAKRALEVAAAGNHNLLMVGPPGSGKSMLAARLPSILPPLNPAELLEVSMIHSIAGQLPGGKLSDRRPFRTPHHSATMAAMVGGGLRAKPGEASLAHHGVLFLDEFPEFTPQVLDALRQPLETAECIIARANHRVSYPAAIQLVAAMNPCRCGMAGEPGRSCARAPRCMSDYQARISGPLMDRIDIRIDVPAVSAADLLKPAAAESSEVVARRVARARAMQIDRFAALGHAELTSNARASTSLIEKIAAPDAAGLQLLRDAAEKMKFSARGYHRVLKVARTLADLDGSITVGRIHLAEAISYRIAGERLQAAA
- the gshB gene encoding glutathione synthase, which produces MAKIVNVGVQMDHVSGINIAGDSTFAMSLEAQSRGYRLFHYTPEKLSLRDGKVYASAQPMTLRDVKGDHFTLGEAERVDLSTMDVILLRQDPPFDMAYITSTHLLERLHPKTLVVNDPAWVRNSPEKIFVTEFADLMPKTLITRDPAEIASFRQEMGDIILKPLYGNGGAGVFHSTRDDRNMSSLLEMFGQMFREPFIAQEYLPAVRKGDKRILLVDGEPVGAINRVPADHDARSNMHAGGRPEPTELTAREKEICARIAPALKERGFLFVGIDVIGDYMTEINVTSPTGIREVKKFGGADVASLLWDAIERNRA
- a CDS encoding SRPBCC domain-containing protein; translation: MTDTPKGRRTDRAERRIKASPSAIYAALVDPDAVAVWLPPEGMKGQVHAFQPHVGGVFRMTLIYETPDDRTQGKSSEDADIVSGRFVALEPDRCVVQETEFQSDDPAFAGTMRITWALEPVADGTRVSVTCENVPEGISKEDHDAGLRSTLANLVGFTEQAG